The following are from one region of the Nerophis ophidion isolate RoL-2023_Sa linkage group LG20, RoL_Noph_v1.0, whole genome shotgun sequence genome:
- the LOC133538800 gene encoding pyrroline-5-carboxylate reductase 1, mitochondrial-like isoform X2, translating into MSVGFIGAGQLAHALVKGFTAAGVIATHRITASSPDTDLPTVTGLRKMGVSLTTSNKETVSKSDVLFLAVKPHIIPFVLDEIGPDIEDRHLIVSCAAGVTISSIEKKLLQYRPAPKVMRCMTNTPVVVREGATVYATGTHAEVEDGKLLEQLMASVGYCTEVEEDLIDAVTGLSGSGPAYAFTALDALADGGVKMGLPRRLAVRLGAQALLGAAKMLLDSEQHPGQLKDNVCSPGGATIHALHVMESGGFRSLLINAVEASCIRTKELQFLADQERISPAAIKKTTLDKVLQQPGVTNGNGRSGLSLFNNRNSGVKKKN; encoded by the exons ATGAGTGTGGGCTTCATTGGAGCAGGTCAGCTTGCTCATGCATTGGTGAAAGGATTCACCGCAGCAG GTGTGATCGCTACACACAGGATCACAGCGAGCTCCCCAGACACTGACTTGCCTACTGTGACCGGCCTGAGG AAAATGGGAGTGAGCCTGACAACCAGTAACAAAGAGACAGTCAGCAAGAGTGATGTGCTCTTCCTGGCTGTGAAGCCTCACATTATCCCTTTCGTTCTGGATGAGATTGGCCCTGACATCGAAGACCGTCATCTCATAGTGTCTTGTGCTGCAGGGGTCACCATCAGCTCCATTGAAAAG AAACTGCTTCAGTACCGCCCGGCTCCTAAAGTCATGAGGTGCATGACCAACACTCCAGTCGTGGTGAGAGAGGGAGCAACGGTCTACGCAACTGGTACTCATGCAGAG GTGGAGGATGGTAAGTTGCTGGAGCAGTTGATGGCCAGTGTCGGATACTGCACTGAGGTGGAGGAGGACCTCATCGACGCCGTCACCGGGCTAAGCGGCAGTGGACCCGCCTAT GCGTTCACAGCACTGGATGCACTAGCAGATGGAGGAGTGAAAATGGGTCTGCCAAGGAGACTCGCTGTCCGACTCGGAGCTCAGGCCCTATTG GGAGCAGCCAAAATGCTGCTGGACTCTGAGCAGCATCCTGGCCAGCTGAAGGACAATGTTTGCTCACCAGGTGGCGCTACCATCCATGCGCTTCATGTCATGGAGAGTGGGGGTTTCCGCAGCCTTCTCATCAATGCAGTGGAGGCCTCGTGTATCAGGACGAA GGAGCTGCAGTTTCTGGCCGACCAGGAGCGCATTTCCCCTGCAGCCATTAAGAAGACCACATTGGACAAAGTGCTGCAGCAGCCCGGCGTCACCAATGGAAACGGCCGATCAGGACTCAGCCTGTTCAACAATCGAAACTCGGGCGTAAAGAAGAAGAACTGA
- the cp110 gene encoding uncharacterized protein cp110 isoform X2, with protein sequence MEDYDTFVLNRFSQLKRNDEEHKIPFASYICFHGNPILPPVLTVKQREEMQHHRKDAVKLKLKDKQRMAYVQAILHSVQLRNSPTLDQLLQELKVDDKSLCSTNSSQSSLHSADTVQEKTSLNISLPSGWLSPSPTNSSLFSCHMIPQNSNHGGWPVEQQASQLSSIDGVNCCSAPSSCHDDMKHARDLSDTLDSLNVSHCSVGIDNTDYFSLHNTSNSIARRPDIISYPPIDGEELERSGQESSFCHDFIGSIDSSNSIFPEGTVTSDHLPEDKCANSQQDSAISPDHFPNTTLFYVDESKTMMSLQSSSSKASQPQCVDLCPSTEQLIQCEPKTQSASKQEPKVQSQSPHRPSLQDLLKKSQEYRRQQRMLRNQVKNARIQERAPDESRLEEQSLSDKENDEFRYKSAEGRKPKERRCLFNKTVNSTYKKFSEKTCQEELICKNLNGYSERVPEQNPFPQQHLLSIETCQSPEVYQRTSDQTSKALLTSVEGQGNYHSIPVPNFCQSPVHSKVSIRDGVDNMRGKALLSTSLHESHTSGEGSNLGHQGDGPIVLANNSQDINKLESCLCSLKELISDLCSSIMEIEGRWEVSSQVDHVGEPGQKHNLLLSRQSLDSCRDILENSNVGAKCIHSGAQCMQTPDVSTNAGSNPILCQKVSMLLDTNSYPTDVKSELSEEGDSSSHLLSPNQSFDVNAPQSAMWNFQSSGSDQVSSEELDEGNQLTPEKVVGTESSVMRENVDRSFAPSGSEDLSPCCRTPTAASPWRHSHEVELGQVHTAQVRALQERHRRQQEEVFQQCHNVTMACHHV encoded by the exons ATGGAAGACTACGACACGTTTGTGTTGAATAGATTCTCTCAGCTGAAGAGAAACGATGAGGAACACAAAATTCCTTTTGCTTCTTACATTTGCTTCCATGGGAATCCTATCCTGCCACCAGTG CTCACAGTTAAACAACGAGAGGAAATGCAACATCACAGAAAAGATGCTGTCAAACTCAAGTTGAAGGACAAACAGCGAATGGCTTATGTGCAAGCAATTCTCCACAGTGTTCAG CTCAGGAATTCTCCAACATTAGATCAGTTACTTCAAGAACTAAAGGTTGATGACAAATCTTTGTGTTCTACTAACTCCAGTCAATCGAGTCTTCACAGTGCAGATACTGTACAAGAAAAGACTAGTCTAAACATCTCACTACCATCTGGTTGGCTTTCTCCATCTCCAACAAATAGTTCTCTTTTCTCCTGTCATATGATTCCTCAAAATAGTAACCACGGAGGTTGGCCTGTTGAACAACAAGCCTCACAACTAAGTTCTATTGATGGTGTCAACTGCTGCTCTGCACCCTCAAGCTGTCATGATGATATGAAACATGCCAGAGATTTGTCAGACACTTTGGACTCACTGAACGTTAGCCATTGTTCAGTAGGAATAGATAATACGGATTACTTTTCCCTCCACAACACCTCCAACAGTATTGCCAGGAGGCCAGATATTATTAGTTATCCTCCCATCGATGGAGAGGAACTGGAGAGAAGTGGACAGGAATCCTCGTTCTGTCATGATTTTATAGGAAGCATTGACAGTAGTAATAGCATTTTTCCTGAGGGCACTGTCACAAGTGATCATCTTCCCGAAGATAAATGTGCAAACAGTCAACAGGACAGTGCTATCAGTCCAGATCATTTCCCCAacactacattattttatgtggatGAAAGCAAAACAATGATGTCGCTGCAAAGCTCTTCAAGCAAAGCCTCTCAGCCGCAATGCGTTGATTTGTGTCCAAGTACTGAACAGCTTATTCAGTGTGAGCCAAAAACACAGTCAGCAAGCAAACAGGAACCAAAAGTGCAGTCACAGTCGCCTCATCGTCCCAGCCTCCAGGACCTGCTGAAGAAATCTCAGGAGTACCGCCGACAACAGAGGATGCTCAGGAACCAAGTCAAAAATGCTCGAATTCAAGAGCGAGCTCCAGATGAGTCAAGATTGGAAGAGCAGAGCCTCTCTGACAAGGAGAATGATGAGTTTCGCTACAAAAGCGCAGAGGGGAGGAAACCTAAAGAGAGAAGATGTTTATTCAACAAAACCGTTAATTCTACCTACAAAAAATTCAGTGAAAAGACATGTCAGGAGGAGTTGATTTGCAAAAACTTAAATGGTTATTCAGAAAGAGTCCCTGAACAAAATCCCTTCCCTCAACAACACCTTTTATCAATTGAAACGTGCCAAAGTCCAGAGGTTTATCAGCGGACCAGTGATCAGACAAGCAAAGCTCTCCTTACATCTGTGGAGGGACAAGGAAACTATCACTCTATCCCAGTGCCTAACTTCTGTCAGAGTCCTGTTCACAGTAAAGTTTCAATCAGAGATGGCGTAGACAACATGAGGGGAAAAGCTCTTCTTTCTACAAGCCTGCATGAAAGCCACACGTCTGGTGAAGGAAGTAACCTGGGACACCAAGGGGATGGACCAATTGTTCTTGCCAATAATTCCCAGGACATAAACAAACTAGAGTCCTGCCTCTGCAGTCTAAAAGAACTAATATCTGATCTGTGCAGCTCCATCATGGAAATTGAGGGAAGATGGGAGGTGAGCTCACAGGTGGATCATGTTGGAGAGCCAGGCCAAAAGCACAATTTGCTTTTAAGTAGACAGTCCCTTGACTCTTGCAGAGACATTTTGGAAAACAGCAATGTAGGAGCCAAATGCATTCACTCTGGAGCCCAGTGTATGCAAACTCCCGATGTTTCTACAAATGCTGGTTCAAATCCTATACTTTGCCAGAAAGTGTCCATGCTGTTGGATACAAATTCCTACCCTACAGATGTAAAAAGTGAATTGAGCGAAGAAGGTGACAGTTCCAGTCACCTGCTCTCTCCCAACCAATCATTTGATGTTAATGCACCACAGTCTGCAATGTGGAACTTTCAGAGTTCTGGATCTGATCAGGTCTCAAGCGAAGAGTTGGATGAAGGGAATCAACTAACCCCAGAGAAGGTGGTTGGAACAGAGTCATCCGTAATGCGGGAGAACGTGGACAGAAGTTTTGCTCCCAGTGGCAGTGAAGACCTGTCACCTTGCTGCAGGACTCCCACAG CTGCATCGCCATGGAGACACAGTCATGAGGTAGAACTTGGGCAGGTCCATACTGCTCAGGTTCGAGCTCTGCAAGAAAGGCACAGGAGACAACAGGAAGAAGTGTTCCAG
- the LOC133538800 gene encoding pyrroline-5-carboxylate reductase 1, mitochondrial-like isoform X1, which translates to MSGASHVDTRSVLSSFSHTGKRSRYVTPVVKMSVGFIGAGQLAHALVKGFTAAGVIATHRITASSPDTDLPTVTGLRKMGVSLTTSNKETVSKSDVLFLAVKPHIIPFVLDEIGPDIEDRHLIVSCAAGVTISSIEKKLLQYRPAPKVMRCMTNTPVVVREGATVYATGTHAEVEDGKLLEQLMASVGYCTEVEEDLIDAVTGLSGSGPAYAFTALDALADGGVKMGLPRRLAVRLGAQALLGAAKMLLDSEQHPGQLKDNVCSPGGATIHALHVMESGGFRSLLINAVEASCIRTKELQFLADQERISPAAIKKTTLDKVLQQPGVTNGNGRSGLSLFNNRNSGVKKKN; encoded by the exons ATGTCAGGGGCGAGCCACGTTGACACAAGAAGTGTCCTTTCGTCATTTTCCCACACCGGCAAAA gaagcaGATACGTCACACCCGTGGTCAAAATGAGTGTGGGCTTCATTGGAGCAGGTCAGCTTGCTCATGCATTGGTGAAAGGATTCACCGCAGCAG GTGTGATCGCTACACACAGGATCACAGCGAGCTCCCCAGACACTGACTTGCCTACTGTGACCGGCCTGAGG AAAATGGGAGTGAGCCTGACAACCAGTAACAAAGAGACAGTCAGCAAGAGTGATGTGCTCTTCCTGGCTGTGAAGCCTCACATTATCCCTTTCGTTCTGGATGAGATTGGCCCTGACATCGAAGACCGTCATCTCATAGTGTCTTGTGCTGCAGGGGTCACCATCAGCTCCATTGAAAAG AAACTGCTTCAGTACCGCCCGGCTCCTAAAGTCATGAGGTGCATGACCAACACTCCAGTCGTGGTGAGAGAGGGAGCAACGGTCTACGCAACTGGTACTCATGCAGAG GTGGAGGATGGTAAGTTGCTGGAGCAGTTGATGGCCAGTGTCGGATACTGCACTGAGGTGGAGGAGGACCTCATCGACGCCGTCACCGGGCTAAGCGGCAGTGGACCCGCCTAT GCGTTCACAGCACTGGATGCACTAGCAGATGGAGGAGTGAAAATGGGTCTGCCAAGGAGACTCGCTGTCCGACTCGGAGCTCAGGCCCTATTG GGAGCAGCCAAAATGCTGCTGGACTCTGAGCAGCATCCTGGCCAGCTGAAGGACAATGTTTGCTCACCAGGTGGCGCTACCATCCATGCGCTTCATGTCATGGAGAGTGGGGGTTTCCGCAGCCTTCTCATCAATGCAGTGGAGGCCTCGTGTATCAGGACGAA GGAGCTGCAGTTTCTGGCCGACCAGGAGCGCATTTCCCCTGCAGCCATTAAGAAGACCACATTGGACAAAGTGCTGCAGCAGCCCGGCGTCACCAATGGAAACGGCCGATCAGGACTCAGCCTGTTCAACAATCGAAACTCGGGCGTAAAGAAGAAGAACTGA